A genomic region of Acidobacteriota bacterium contains the following coding sequences:
- the tuf gene encoding elongation factor Tu (EF-Tu; promotes GTP-dependent binding of aminoacyl-tRNA to the A-site of ribosomes during protein biosynthesis; when the tRNA anticodon matches the mRNA codon, GTP hydrolysis results; the inactive EF-Tu-GDP leaves the ribosome and release of GDP is promoted by elongation factor Ts; many prokaryotes have two copies of the gene encoding EF-Tu), with amino-acid sequence MAKEKFDRSKPHVNVGTIGHIDHGKTTLTAAITKVLAKHDPK; translated from the coding sequence ATGGCGAAAGAAAAATTTGACCGTTCCAAGCCGCACGTAAACGTGGGCACGATTGGGCACATCGATCACGGCAAGACGACGCTGACGGCGGCGATCACGAAGGTGCTGGCGAAGCACGATCCGAAA